In Lotus japonicus ecotype B-129 chromosome 5, LjGifu_v1.2, one genomic interval encodes:
- the LOC130717846 gene encoding probable WRKY transcription factor 17, whose product MAVELMGFPKLDEQKAIQEAASEGLRGMEHLTRTLSHQPTHLNTHLTDLTVSKFKKLISLLDRTGHARFRRAPVHPPPVHHIAPSSTSSSLPSLQPLTPPAHFAAPAPVSIRHAPASFVPAQSQSLTLDFTKPNEAVLSSSSNAKSVELEFSKETTAAFSVCSTSSFLSSAITGDGSVSNGKQGSSIFLASATPQPASSGGKPPLSSAPFKKRCHEHREHSGDVSGNSKCHCTKKRKNRVKKTVRVPAISSKTADIPPDEYSWRKYGQKPIKGSPYPRGYYKCSTVRGCPARKHVERATDDPTMLIVTYEGEHRHALQAAMHEDASGVVGLVF is encoded by the exons ATGGCAGTGGAACTCATGGGGTTCCCAAAACTGGATGAGCAAAAGGCCATTCAGGAGGCCGCATCAGAAGGCCTCAGGGGCATGGAACACCTGACCCGAACCCTCTCCCATCAACCCACCCACTTAAACACTCACCTCACCGACCTCACCGTTTCCAAGTTCAAGAAACTCATCTCCCTCCTCGACCGGACCGGCCACGCCCGGTTCAGACGAGCCCCGGTCCACCCACCACCGGTTCACCACATCGCACCTTCTTCtacctcctcctctcttccttcACTGCAACCGCTAACCCCGCCCGCTCACTTCGCCGCTCCGGCGCCGGTCTCCATCCGCCATGCGCCGGCGAGCTTCGTTCCGGCGCAATCGCAAAGCTTGACGCTTGATTTCACGAAGCCCAACGAGGCCGTCCTGAGCAGCTCCTCCAACGCCAAGTCCGTCGAGCTCGAATTCTCGAAGGAAACCACGGCAGCCTTCAGCGTCTGCTCCACCTCCTCGTTTTTGTCCTCCGCTATCACCGGCGACGGCAGCGTCTCTAACGGCAAGCAAGGCTCCTCGATCTTCCTTGCGTCGGCCACGCCTCAACCGGCTTCCTCCGGCGGGAAGCCGCCGCTGTCGTCGGCGCCGTTCAAGAAAAGATGCCATGAACACCGTGAACACTCCGGTGACGTTTCTGGCAACAGCAAATGCCACTGCACCAAGAAACG GAAAAACCGGGTGAAGAAGACCGTGAGAGTACCGGCGATTAGTTCAAAAACCGCCGATATACCGCCAGACGAGTACTCGTGGCGAAAGTACGGTCAGAAACCGATCAAGGGTTCACCGTATCCACG GGGTTATTATAAGTGCAGCACGGTGAGAGGGTGTCCGGCGAGGAAACACGTGGAACGTGCTACAGATGATCCAACGATGCTGATTGTGACGTACGAGGGGGAGCACAGGCACGCGCTTCAGGCCGCGATGCACGAGGACGCTTCTGGGGTTGTGGGTTTGGTTTTTTAG